The Sceloporus undulatus isolate JIND9_A2432 ecotype Alabama unplaced genomic scaffold, SceUnd_v1.1 scaffold_21, whole genome shotgun sequence region TtagcattctttttttccttgagGACTTTTCCCAGTGTTTCTAAGAGGAATGTGAAACTAAGGTGGAAAGAGacctataaaattattattttgaataatgTACAATTTTCTATACTACCAAACAGTTGGCTTTATTTTCAATGAAAGTCTCCCCTAGCACATTGACTGTCAGATCCCTGTCATGATTTCCTCCCCACTCCTAAATGTCAGAATACCAGATATAAATAGAGAGTAGCCATAGAAGTTTCTGTAGAGGCTGGAAGGGAGGGGATTCAAGCAAAGAtttatcttgggggggggggacaaattaAGGGCATTGTCCCCCAATAAAATTTCTCCTCTCCCAAATGAAAGTTTGCTTCCATCTGCATATCTGTAGCATTGCTGTAACGTAAAACTTCAGAGGAGCATTTAGAACTGAGTGCTGAGATTCTGCATCTTGAGATGTGGCTACAATGATGGAGCTTTGCCACTGTAATTACAATCTGATAATACcacctctcccccccaaaaaaaaaaaaccccaaatcttcATTCTAGCTGTGCCTAAACTGAAGGGATTCCAAGGCACTGCTGACTGGGGCACTGGGAAATGATATCTGCAGCATGCTGTCAGTCATGGGCCCCATCAGGAATAAGAAGTTGGAGGAACCCTTAGGATACAGCTTGTCTCATGGCATATCACAATCAAGAGAGCAGCACAGCTGCAATATGGTGTTTCTCTCAGCACCCCAGTTTGCAGCACCTCAGAAATCCTTTGGTTGAGACCCTGTCAGGCTGAAAAGGTAGGTTTGAGGGGCTGTGTTTGGTCATTAATTAAAGTAAAcatgaatccccagcagttaCAAGATCATAAGGCCAGCCACAGTTCTGGTATTCAAAGAAAGGGGCAGTTaaagttaccaaggaaatgcaaacacaacaaatcTTAGCATTCTAGCTGTGGAAGACTTTTAGTATCTCATTCttggcaatgctagaaatttgagtgCTGACGGAAAATTTCGTGCAggggggaagaattcttatttggggacaaTGTCCTCATTTTATCCCTCCCCTGGATTCAAgttcagatcttcttctccacaTGTAGATACCACTTTCCAGTTTTAGAGCGACTGAAACGCCATCATAAGGACCATAGGAGTGAAGCAAACATTTCAGAAATAGGTCAGTTTTATGTTTTGAGTTAGAAGGAATCATATCTATGTTTCTAAAGGAGTAAAATGTGTTTAGATTTCATAAGAAAGCAATTATTGCATGTATTACGATTTTTCCTACAATTTCCATTCATGTATTTCCTCTGAAAACAAtttcaatacattttatttctcttctgtGTTGGGAAAGGGGTTTGATAGTGGTTGGTGTTTGGAAGATTAGTAGACATTGGGGTTGTCTGGCTGCAATCCAGATATTTCTATACCATTACACATGCTTCAGGGAATAACCTCATAATTTTATTCCAGACTCTCAAGACTGTCTCTCCTCATCCTGTCATTCCCATCCCCTATCTTCAGTAGAGAGGGGATCTTCAAGCCAAAAATTGTTTACATTTGCCAGAATGCCTTATGATCGTTCTCTAAGAATCTAAATCAGTTTCCTCTCACTTCCCCACTATTCCAATATTTAGCTTGATTCATCTTGAACATGAGGTTTTTTTCACTTAAATGTATTTCATCTTGAACACTGACATATGGCTAAAGATATAGATATTATAGATATAGGTATGAAAACCCATGttcatttttgtacatatttctcCTAATAAATTCATCTTATCCAGCTGCCACATATGCACATTTTGCAAACAATTTACCTAATATAATGCATTTTAACTAAAGCATGTATTTTTGTGTGATTTTCTCTTAATGTTTCAAAGGATAATGGATTTTGATGTTTGCATTAGTTTGGAagtgaaaaattaaaaactgtcacatcaaaatgtgacctcccccccaaaaaaaaaattcttcccatTCCTAAACTAATATATTGAaaaagcttttgttttatttctgtccaATTATTACACCTTCTAATTTTCAAAAGTATATCTTTCCTGTTTAACTTGCCAAGATACTTGTTTTAATCAGTCCTGAAGTCTCAAAAAAGTATCTAGACATTTTTTAAAGGTTCTCTTTTGGTTGTTTTTGGCATATCCTTTCattttccacccccaccccctttcaattaaaatgagttttaaatgaatgttttaattgtgttagtATAATATTATTGTTATCTAAAGAAATTCAATAAGCAGTTGGAAGGAGGAGTCTATAGAAACTGTTATTTCATAATCATCcaatttattcaatttttataaTGGTGTTCGGTTCATTCTGATCCAACATTccaattaaaaacattcagtAGCCCTGGGCAATATTTCCCCACCACATTAGTACAATGGGAATATTTACAGCTCCACAGAGAATATTTCCCTCAAGCATTTGTTCAGTAAATGAACATCGACAGAAAGGTCTTGCTCTTACTTATGAGCAGCGATGTGCTGATTTCTGGAATCATTGTTTCCAGTTATTGGGCAGGTTTTATAGCTTTTCACAAAAGTGTTCTGAGTATGATCTGTTGCCCAGAGATCTGAGTATTGTGTGCATAACATTTATGAAAGAATAAAAGTGCcatgtttctgcttcttttttgtttcatTCAGAAATATTGTGATACCCCTTTCCCAACATGCCATGTGTTGCAGGAAGCTTTGTTCAGTGAGAAAACAAGGGGTACTTCACATTTtatgggaaagtcacactgtaGTTTACCATAGTATGAATCCATGGTGCCcttttgcatttatttcatttcatttcatttttatcccatcttcaTCTAGCATGGggctcaaggtagcttacaatgaattaaaacacagctaaaatcttattgtacaataaatgaaaaaaaaaattgagttgTTGTATAAAAgctgaaacaaataaatgaagaattcagttaaaagcacacatatttaaaacagtaacagctgtttgacagtggaatatgctgccttggagtgtgtggagtctcctcctttggaagtttttaaacagaggctgaatagtcatctgttgggggtgctttgattctgtgttcctgcatggcaggggattggactggatggcccttgatgtcttttccagctctatgattctatgattctaagagctgTATGACTCTCATTCTTCAGAGTGATAAGGAGTAAAACCTTCTCATGTGGCTGAGGGATATGCCACCATAGTCCTATGGGTGTGTCCAAGTGTAAACAGGGGCCAGATTCTAACTATTCTTGAGGAAATTCAAGGTTCCTgattaagatttaaaaaaaaaactttaaacatATCATAGACTAGTGATCCCTTCAAACAGAGGAAGCCTCCATGCAGAGTGCAGGCAaatgttgttggtggtgttaaCTCCCCTCAAGTCACTCTCGACCATGGtgccctgtggatgaaacatctccaagactccctgtcctccactgctccgcTTAGGTCCTGTAACCTCACATCCTTGTTCTCCTTgataagtccatccatctagcatgtgaccttcctctctttctatttctcttcacctttcctagcactattgctGTTTTCCAGTGAGTTCTCCCTTCTCCTGATGTGCCAGAAATATGAAagccttagttttgtcatcttgtcttccagggatatctctgacttgatctgttccaggacccatttgtttgtcttttaggctGTCCACGGGTgtgtcttcagcactcttctccagcaccacatctcaaatgcattgattttcttcctatcccctttcttcagtgtccagctctcacatgtatacatagtaatagggaatacaatggtttgtgcaattctaacttttgttctcagttgtatatctacattttaggatcttatctagttctttcatagccactcttcctatttttaatcttctgatttcttggctgcagtccccatttctataaATGTTGGATCTCacgtatgagaactcttttacgacttctatttcttcactgtctagcaagtttatcacactagcgagattccacgggaaaatgggagttaaactagatttaaaaccaaagaaaacccagaaatgcccaaagtttatgaTACGACAtcacagttaacgtgaaataacatgaagttaatctgaacgcaaagcagagaaaaccagtagctttttactttcagaacaaccCAAAAGTAAATAAAGCtgtcatttttctctgctttgtgttcggattaactttgcattatttcacttgggcagtcccctagtgtgataaactaactaaatttgcaagtttggtttaagTTTGTATGTACTTTAAATCACTTTTAACTCCCATTTCCCCagcaataggcctgcctttgcacttttttccttgatttTTCTTAGTCTTTTATGTACATAAGGGCATAACCTAAACAGAGAAGTTAGAAACATAGCACTCTTTTTTGCACTGATCCTTTCACATTCTTTTGACTTGTATACAGCTAGCTGCTGTATAAATAATTGCTACCTAAAAGTATTTACAGTACAATACTTAGTACCATTACTGGGCAATATATTTAAGAGGAATTTTTTGTATGTTAGACGTATTCACACCAAcgtgtatgtgtttttaaaagcagttacATCAGTTATCTAAATGTTTGGGCTATATATCGAAAACACCATCAATTTCTCCCAAATGACTGATTAAATGAGCCGTTGTAGATAGAACTGCCTCTTTAAGTGTCATGCTTGAACagatacaacaacaataacaataacaacaacaatgggaccCTCAGGATTGTAGACTACAAGATATTCTTATATTTAAACCCTTGACACATCATTGCTCAACCAAACCCTTCCTTAAACCTGAGCTAGCCAATGTTTGATATTTTCCATAAGTctaaaatgacctgaaagcacacaacaaaaacaatattggGGCCTTTGTGGAAGTATAAGGAAGAACTCAATTGCCCATTTTGAGCTTTAAGCTGcttcttattttgaaaaaaagtCTAAGTATTTAAAGCAAATATTTGTTTCAGTTCAGATACTACTGCTATGGAGAATACAGTGAATTATATTGATAATTGATCTTTGGCAACATTAATCAGATACAATGGATGGATAATTTGGGTTTATTCAAGAGCATTAAGAGCCATGCAGCTGAGAGAAGATTTGTCCCATGTTAAGGAATGGCAATTTATGGGAAACAGGGATCTCTTAGGAAAGCAATTCAATTCCACATGGTGGGATGTGGGTAGGAAGTCTCAGGTTTTTTGTTCACAGGGACACTGCAAGATCACACATGTCTTTCTAGTCCAGAATTCTTTTCAAATAGTTGCCAACaagatgcctatgggaagcctaCAAGATGGACTTAAGAGCACTAGTGTTCCCATTCATTCATGAATTAATTCATTGAATTTTTACCCCCATTTTTCTCCTTGCGTGGGGCCCAAAGTggtttataataatttaaaactgtGGTCCTGATATCAGTATTTAACTCATCATAAGATGAACCCCTATTCCCTAAACTGCCTTTTAAATGAGCATgagcacctccattttgtcttgGATTAAGTTTTAATTGGCTCACCCTCATCCAGTGCATTACTGAAAGCAGACACTAGTTTTGTACAAAAGCAATTTCCTTGGAGTTAGGTTTGGAGAAATAGAATTGGGTATTGGTGACACCAAATGGGAGACCGAAAGAAGCATGATTGGGGTtcacacccctgcatgcttctcccatcagtaaattgTCATGGAGGTGTTGGGGCTCACTTCTCCCCTGAGTAAAGCATCCTTGGAGCTGCCATTTAGTAATAACAGGATCTTCTGTTATTGCTAAATAGAGGCTCCATGGTGATTTACTGACAGCAGAAGTAAGCCCAAACACCCTCATGACAATTTACTGACAGGAAAAGTGCATGGTGTGTGTGAACTTTGATCGTGCTTCTTTCATGATTTCTGGTGATTTCATTGTGATTTACACATGGTAaacctcctgtgtgataaagtcccaggCCTGAAACTAAATTGGAATAGATCTTGTTAATTTGTTTCATTCAGGATCCCATGGACTTAAGAGACCACCACATGCTTTACAGGCTTGTCCAAAACAGGGAGATTGGAGATTGACCAATTATTGTCCACTATGTTGAGTTTCAAGGAGGATTTTTGTCAGTTATGGCCTCATCTCATCCTCTGTTAGGTAGGACAGAAACCTGCCTTCCTCCAGTGAGGTATTCAGAATTCCACTGACACATGCCCCCTATCCCCCTCTAGCTATCTTAAGAGCCAGAAAGGGCACAGCTCCAGTACACATATGGTGGCTCTCacatctccaaggatcctgtccacatcctcaggttgcacaGAGTGAAGTGTATCCTATTAACATACGACAATCAGAAGCCAAGCTTGCATTCACTGGACCTGTGGTAACTTTAGcatccaaaagtaattttttcaacaAGGTGTTGTGgaaattcttcacagcaggctgCTGAGTGGTCTATATGTTGTTCTTGTGGGGTGAAGCATAAACAGCCTATAACCATTCAAGACAGCTCTGCTGAGTGTCAGTGTGGAGACACAATGGTagcagaaaagaaagatttcttcACTGCTGCCACCAGCATGGCATATGCTTTCCAGTGAGTTCTGGCCCATGTTTGACTGGACTCTTGCTGAATCTTCTGCCATTGTCACTCTAGTCTCTACCTCACTTGTTTGATTACCAGCACCACTCCCTATCAGATAAGTTCAGTTTGCTCAAGGCTAAATGCCAGAAATGTTGTCTTCCTGGCTTGTTATGTAAATGAACCTGAATAGCCTTTGACAATGGCAAGTAATTGGAGTGGCCCATGCACCCCCCTCTTCAAGGTAACTGTTCGAGGTAAAGGCTTGAACCTCCTTTTGTCTAACGGTAAAGgggaatttaaaaattaataataaatcaaaattaCTCTGAGCCCCCTTTCTCGTAATACATCCCAATTATTACTCTGGATTTAAAGCTTCCCTCCCTAGACACGACTGATtggagttgaagtttgttgttcCACCAGACAGACATGGCTGAACATAGCACAGAGTGGTAATGGAATGTAAAAAATCAGTGTCTTCCCAGAGAAGAGGAACTATTGCAGGTGTATTGAAATGTTGAATAACGATGAACTCATACAAAAAAATTGACATTCGATGTAATGATTtattgatatacagtatatacaaacaCTTTTCATTGACGCATATTCCAGCCATGACAGTATTTCATAGCCATTTCATAAGTATAAaatttatgaattaaaatatgtCACAAAGGCATCTCTTATTCCCTCCCCCAAtttcctctcatcatcatcactgatgtAACGTCGTGGGTCTATAACAAATGTCTCTGGAGAAGTGTTCCTCCCATTTAGAACCTCCCCATTGGTTTCAGTAATGTTGTGGAGAATGCCACCAGCAAGAATTGCTGATGGTAAGTTATCCACTGTGAGATCGAGCCCGCACTGCAGGGCACGAAATCTCGACTTCAATCTCCCAAAGCTTCTCCCCACGATACAACGTGCTTTTGACAGTCTTCTGTTGTACACCCCCTCCCTTTTGCTGTGTCCCACCTTGAAAGGGATCAGCAAGAAAGGTTTTATCGGGTAACCACTGTCTCCAAGCAGAATTGGGCCAACTCATTTTCCAGCAATAGTCACAGTCGGACGCCCGGGTACATAAATTCCAGCCTTCAGTGCATGATAAATGGGGGATTCTTTCAGGAGGAACGTATCGTGATTGGACCCAGCGAACCCGGTGAAAAGGTCCAAAAAAATTCCGTTATGATCACATGTCGCCTGCAGAATCATGGATTGCGTTTGCTTCCGTTTGATGTACTGCGCGCCCTCATGAGCAGGTGCAATTATAGGAATATGACAGCCGTCTATCGCCCCAACCACCTGTGGAAATCCTAGCCGCTCAAAACCAGCCATTACCTAGGGGTGAAACATTAGAAAACATTGTGTCAGTCAGTTACCGTTGAACAGTTACAAAGTAGATGAATGCGGTGATACATTCCAAGCTCCAAAGCAAAATGTGAGGAAGGGGTAATTTCCCTTCCTATTTGTCATCGCTTTCAATGATGCTTGCGAAGAAGGAAGGATGGCTTCTATCCCTCCTATTTTCCTCTTTCATAATTACCTCACACTGAGTTAACCTGCACCTGTAGAAAGTTAGGTCCATACCTTTTAGTTTATCCTGCTATccatccagccagccagccagccagccagacagctatctctctctttctctctcaatccatctttctttccttgcatctatctatctatctatctatctatctatccattcctTCCATCCCCCTCTtgttccttcccccctcctctctctctctctctctctctctctccctccaattGCAATGGAAGTTaacaaataaaaaagtaatatcTGGAAACAGCCTACAAAAATCAAAGaggtaaaataaatacaaaacctTTCTGTGGTCTCCAAGGTAGACAGCTCTACGGAGTAGATGTGTCCCCATGCAAAGGAAGACATGAATTATTGCCCTGTAAGCAGTAGACTTGCCCACTCCAAAAAATGTAGCTACTGTTGCATAAGATCCTTTATGGGCAAGGTACATGACGGCCATGGCAATTTGCTTTTCCACAGGGACTGCCTTACGTAGCCTTGTGTCTCTTCGGGTAAGATGAGGACGCAGCTCCTTAACAAGCATATTAAAAATCGCGCGAGGCATTCTGAAAGTCCGTTTCCACATCTCATCAGACCAGACAGTTCTGGCAAAAACATTCCAGTGAACATCAGATTTGGGGTAAATCCACCACCTTCTAGCCATGGGCTGAATGCTCAATTGGGAATTATGATAGTAGAAACGAAGCATGCCATTAAGATCTTCAAGATGTGCAAGCATATCTTCATCATGTTCTCCATTTTCAAATGTGGACATGATTATTTCCCGTTGCTCCATCAAGTGATGCAAAAGCAAGCAaatcagagagaaaaaattatGAAACTCGCCTAGAGGATCCATGGCTGTGTGAAGGAGGAGAACAGTGGAGCGAAGCGGGAGAACTTGTAAGGCTCAAAAGCTTTTGACGTTTCAGAAAATCGCAGCCTGATTGGTCCTTTCAAAAAAAAGGCGCAAAACACAAGGGGAAATGCTAACGGACGGACAAATGGGAACGACTGGAGACTTACATCGATTTAAATTACCCCGGTTAAAAACTACGTCACTACTAGGTCATTTGATTGACAACCACGAAACCGGTTTAAATCCTACATTATACACCGATTTATGTCTTAAATGGGGACGATCAGCGACATTAAAATCGATTTATAGtgataaatgggaacgaaaaatACAGCGATTCGGAAAGCGGGGTAAATAGCGTGGTATTTTAAAACGGATTAAATACAAGCGGTTTATTCTATAGCGATTTAAAACTTAAGTGGGAATGCCCCCTCAGATTCGTAAGTCTCCTGCGGCAGGCCATTTTAAATAATTCACCATGCCTGGGGAGGCTCTGAGTCATAGTGAATCTAAATCACACTAAGTGCTGatctctgtccatgacaatggaactatgGAAAGTTCTTCCACACCTAGATCTCCATCATTCAACCCATCACAGAAAACTAAGTCTGGATTGGGACCAGCAAAACAGGTGGTGCCAGATATTATTTGGGAAGAACCAATGGCCATCATAAATGACATGAATTCCTGACCACTCCAGAGAGGTCTGTACATGGATATGCATAACAGTGTAACAAGTTGAGGAGACTTTAATGCCACTGCCAAGACCAACTGAGCCAAATCAGAAAGGGAGACTGTGGCGCTTCAGATTGAGCAGCACACTATTGtgtcccacccacccacctttaAGTACACTGACTCAAACCCTGCAGACTAAGGGTAGAACACAAAAGAGATAGGTGAAGGAGATGAAATCCCAATAGCCCACTGCAACTTCACCTCTGCTCCCCAACTCTCACCTGCTGCTGTAAGAGAACTCAGGTAGATA contains the following coding sequences:
- the LOC121917507 gene encoding protein ANTAGONIST OF LIKE HETEROCHROMATIN PROTEIN 1-like, whose product is MDPLGEFHNFFSLICLLLHHLMEQREIIMSTFENGEHDEDMLAHLEDLNGMLRFYYHNSQLSIQPMARRWWIYPKSDVHWNVFARTVWSDEMWKRTFRMPRAIFNMLVKELRPHLTRRDTRLRKAVPVEKQIAMAVMYLAHKGSYATVATFFGVGKSTAYRAIIHVFLCMGTHLLRRAVYLGDHRKVMAGFERLGFPQVVGAIDGCHIPIIAPAHEGAQYIKRKQTQSMILQATCDHNGIFLDLFTGFAGSNHDTFLLKESPIYHALKAGIYVPGRPTVTIAGK